The Streptomyces capitiformicae genome contains the following window.
GCCGAAGACTCCAGTCTCCGCGCGCCGATGGACCGCAAGCAGACGCATCCGACTCCTGGCGGCGGCCCTGCCCGTATCCCTTGTGCTGGCGGTGACCGCCGTCACCTACTACTCCTCTGCGGCCCGCCACCGCGACACCACCGGCACCTCGCCCAGCGAGAGCGCCACTGCGGCGGCCCAGTACCTGAGGATGCCGGACTTCTGCGGGTACCTCCAGCGCAACCAGTTCCGGGGGCGACAGGAAATGACGGCATCGGAACTGGGATCGGACACCGAAAACACCAGCAAAAAGGCGAACTGCGGATGGAAAAGCCCCGACTCCAGCACGAGTGGGTTCGAAATGACACTCAGCGCGACGCTGCTCAGCAAGGAGGGAGCGGCCGAGGAGATGGCCTCGATCAAGCTCGGCCGCGCTACGCAAGACATCGGCAGAACGGTGAGCCAGTTGGAGGGGATAGCGGACGAGGCGAAGCAGTGGGTCACCGACGAGTCCATCGCGAAGGAGGGGAAGCCGGGCAGACTCAACTCGACCACGATCTGGTTCCGGCACGAAGGACTCTTCATTGATGTGTCATACAGAGAGTTCGGGGTCCCGCTGAACGAGACGGACAACAAAACTGTGGTCACAGAGCGCGCGAAAGGGTTCGCCAGGTCCCTGGAGATCTTCCTCAACGATGAGCCAGAGAACCACGAGAAACCGATCTGGGGCTGAACCGCCCCGTCGGCCCACGGTGCGGCGCACGGGATCCGGGCAGAGCGTTTCATAGGTGTTTCGCCTGTGAAACACCGTCACCCGGTGGACGCGTCCAGGGCGAACCGTGTTTCATGAGTTGTTGCAAACGGCTCGACAGTTTGAAACCACTCATGAAACAGTCGGGGCTCGTGAGCGACGACTTCAAGCGGGTGGAATCGCACGCCTGCCCGATGTCCACCTGCGCCGCCCCCGCGGGCTCGCCGTGCCGGACCGGCAAGAGCAAGGTGGCCATCCAGTACCACACCGCCCGCTTCCGACTCGTGCCCCAACTCGCCAAGGCCCTCAACGTGCCGACCCCCACCGTGCGCAAGCCCGGCTCCGCCTGGGCCGAGCTGCCCCGGCCGAGGAACGCCGGCGCAGAACCCGTCGGGCACGCCCGCCTGGGGTACGCACGTGCATCCACCGCCCGGCAGTCCCTCGACTCCCAACTCGACTCGCTCGTCGAAGCCGGGGTTACCCGCATCTTCTCCGAGAAGATCTCCACCCGCGCCACCCAGCGCCCCGAACTGGACAAGGCCGTCGCCCTCGCCGGCGAACTGCGCGCCTCCGGCGTCCGCGTCACCCTCGTCGTCCACGAGCACAAACGGCTCGGCCGCGGCATCGAACTGGCGACGCTCGCCGAGGAACTCAAGGCGGGCGACGTCGGCCTGGAGTTCCTCACGGGAGAACTCCAGGGCTCGCACGACCCCTCCGGAGTCGTGTTCACCGTGCTGGCCGCCCTGTCTGGCATGGAGCGCGAGTACATCCGCGACCGCACCCTCGAAGGCCACGAGTCCGCCCGCAAGCGTGGCAAGACCATCGGCGGAGCGGGCGTCACCGACGACCACATGCTCTCCATGGCCCTCCACCTGCGAGAGCATGAGATGAGCCTGCGCGACATCGCCGCCCGGCTCGTCATCACCACGGGCAAGAAGAAGGGACAGCACCCCTCGCCCGCGACCGTCATGCGGATGCTGCGCGAACACGACGAGCACACAACCGCGATGGAACCCACATCCTGACCTGCGGCGCAGCCCTTAGCGTTGTTTTTTCGGCGAGTACTACAACTGCCGCCAATTGCATCGGATGCGAACTCGCGACACTTTGCGATTCGCCGTCGACGGGCGGCAGTTCCTTGCCTGTGACCAGGGCCGTTGGGCTCGGAAGGCGGAAGCGACCGTAGCGACTCGCGGTGCGTGATCGCCAGTCGGTGTCACTCGTACGACTGACTGACCAGCGGATCGCCCGCCGACTCGCATCAGATGCGGTTTTCTCGCATCCCATGCGAGTGACGGAAGGTGGTGGACCGGTGCGGATCGATGTCGTGGCTCCGGGGGCGGCGAGGCTTGAACTGGTGGGCGGGGTTGCCCTGCTGAGGCCGGAGGAGCAGGTCTTCAACGCGATGATGCAGGGCTTCGCCAACCAGCAGTTGGCCCGGAATCTGGCCCGCTCCACGGTCGAGGGCCGGGAGAATGCGGTGAAGGCGTTCGCCGCGTACGTCAACGCCTTCCCATGGCAGTGGACGCCGGCGATGGTGGACGAGTGGCTCGGCGACCTGCGCTCGCTGCGCGATCTGGCGCGGTCGACGATCCGCTCGTACTCCGAGGCCGTCCGGGCCTTCTGCTACTTCGCGACCGACCCGTTGTATGAGTGGGCGGACACCTGCCAGGAACGCTTTGGCACCCACCCGGTGCAGGTCGTGCACGAGTGGAACACCGCCGTTCACGTTCAGGACAACGAGTCCGACCCGGCCAAGCGGGCCTTCACCCGAGCCGAACTGCAGGCGCTCTTCGACCACGCCGACGAGCAGGTGGAGCGCATCCGGGCCCGCGGCCGCAAGGGATGGCTGCCCGCCTTCCGGGACGCGGTGCTGTTCAAGACCGCGTACGCCTACGGGCTGCGGCGCAACGAGACGCGGATGCTGGACGCCGTCGACTTCGGCCGTAACCCGCACGGCCCGGAGTTCGGCGAGTTCGGTCTGTGCCGGGTCCGCTTCGGCAAGGCGAAGAAGGGCTCACCGCCCAAGCGCCGTAGCGTGCTGACCGTGTGGGACTGGAGCCCCGACATCCTGGACGAGTGGTTCACCGAGATCAGGCCCCTGTTCGGCACCGACGGGAACCCCGCGGCCTGGCCCTCGGAGCGGGGCCTGCGGGTCGGCTGCCAGCGGCTCAACTCCCGCTTCGGCGCCTACCGCAAGGAACTCGGCCTGGACGAGAAAGGTCTGGATTTCCACTCGCTGCGAAGGTCGTACGTGACGCACTTGATCGAGGACGGCTGGGACCCCCGGTTCGTGCAGGAACAAGTCGGACACGAGCATGCCTCCACGACCGCCCTTTATACGTGTGTCGGCTCGGACTTCCGCACCCGCACCCTGCGCCGACACCTGGACGACACCGTCGCCGCCGCTCTGGAGGCCCAGAACCGGAGGCCGGCGTGAAACGCCGGGTGGGCTACACCTGGAAGCTGCGCGAAGTGATGGCCTCCCACGGCATGTTCACCACCACCGAGTTGATTCCGCAGCTGCACGATCGCGGCGTCACCTTGTCCGCATCCCAGGTCCACCGCCTGGTCTCCGGGACTCCCGAACGTCTCTCGCTCCAGGTGTTGGCCGCGCTCTGCGACATCTTCGAGTGCACCCCGGCCGACCTCGTGACCACCGCCGCCGAGAACGCCGGGGTCCGCAAGACCGCCACCGGCGACCTTCCGACCACGTTGGCCGCCACCCCGCTGCGGCCCCGCCGAGCGCGGATCCTGCCCGACTCATGAGCCCCGCCTACAAGACGCCTGAGCAGGTCGAACGCTGGCACAAGCGGCACTGCGCCCGCTGCGGACGCCACGGATGGTTCGCCGCCCGCTGGCCCGACGGCTATGTCTGCCGCACCTGCCATGACAAGGCCCTGCGCGTCCGTGGATGCTGCCCCGACTGCGGCGGAGAGCGTGTACTTCCGGGCATCCGACCTGGTGATGGGGCCCTGATCTGCCCGGACTGCGCGGACTTCATGACGTCCTACCGCTGTTCACGCTGTGGGCATGAGGGCAAACTCCACGGCGGGCGGCTCTGCACCCGCTGCACTCTCGCCGACAAGCTCGCCGAGCTCCTCGACGACGGCACCGGCCGCATCCGTCCCGAACTCGTCCCCCTGGGCGAGTTGCTGCTGACCGCGGACAGCCCGCTGTCCATCCTGACCTGGCTCTACATGCGCACAGGCAAGACCGGCTCCGCCGAGGACCTGCTGCGGCGCCTGGGCCGGGGCGAGATCGGTCTGAAGCACGAGGCGTTCCACACCCTCCAGCCCTGGCGGGCCGCTTCCCACCTGCGTGAACTCCTGATGGCCTGCGGCATCCTGCCCGCCATTGACAAACAGATCTGCCTCTTCGAGGGCTGGCTCACCGGCCGTCTCGCCTCCGTCTCCGACCCTGAACACCGTCAGATCGTCCGTCGGTTCGCTACATGGGAGGTCCTGCCGAAACTCCGGGCCCGCGCCGACCGCCGCCCGCTTACCCCCGGCAGCCGCAAGTACGCCGCAGACCAGGTCAAGCGGGCAGCGTCCTTCCTTGAGTGGCTCGCCGACCACGACCGGACGTTCGCCACTTGCGGCCAGGTCGATATCGACCTCTGGCATGTCGAGCACAAGGAGCACGAGCGGAACACCATCCGGCCCTTCCTGCTGTGGTGCCAGAACGTCAAGCTCACCCGACGTTTTCGGCTGCCGTCACCGCCAACTCGCCGGGCGGCCCCGCTTTCCCAGAACGAGCGCCTGGACCTGCTCGGTCAGCTCCTCACCGACGACAGCTTGCCGTTGCGCAGCCGTGTCGCCGGGATCATCGTCCTTCTCTATGCCCAACCCTGCACCAGGGTCGTCCGTCTTACCGTCGACGACGTCGTCCACGAGAACGGCCAGGTCCGGCTGCGGCTCGGCGAGCCGCCCTCCCCGGTGCCCGCGCCGTTCGCCGAGCTCCTCCTGGCCTGGATCGACAACCGCGACAACATGAACACCGGGACGAACCATGGCTCCCGCTGGATCTTCCCCGGCCGACGGGCAGGTCAGCCGCTGCATCCCTTCGCTCTCTCCGAGCTGATCAACGACATCGGTGTCCCTACGACCGCCAGCCGCACGGCGGCGATCCGGCAACAAGTGCTGGAGATGCCCGCTCCCGTCGTCGCTGACGCCCTCGGCTACCACCAGGTCACCACGACCAAGCTCGCAGCGGAAGCCGGAGGAACCTGGAGCCGTTACGCCCCCGGGGACCCCACACGGTCACCAGCAGGCTGGACTCCTCGGGGGACTGGCGACAGCTGAATAGGCGAGCCCACCAGTAGAGCGTCGGCTACAGATCCGCAATCCAAGGGTGTCCCGGGTGTACGCGGGCGAGTAGCTCGGCCAGGGTCTCGCGCTGAGCCGAGGTCATGTGCGGGACGGTCGCTTCGAAGTCTGTTTGATCCTTTCGGCGGGCGTGCTTGGCCTTGAACAGCAGGACCAGTTCCGGCGCCAGATACGGGATGCCGTCCTGTGTGTGATGGACGATGTCGCTGTAGGGAAGCCGGATCCTCTCATCGCGTCGGCAGATCCAGGTGTCGCCGTCGTGCGGTTCGCGGAACACGTCGAGCAGGTAGTTTCCGGTGGCCGGATCTCGAAGCCATGTCTGATGCACGGCGGCCAGCACCTCCGGTGTGGCGTCCTCCCAGATCCGGCCGCTGCCTACCGCGTCGAAGACGTAGCCGGGGAAGCGGTGGCGGGCCTCTGGAAAGCTCCCGGCCGGAATCGCGATCTCGATGTCTCCATGAGTGCGCGTCTGCTTGCCGCGGAACAAGTCCAGCGCCCAGCCCGCGGCCACGTACCAAGGCGTGCTGATCCCGGCGAGCTGCTGCGCGACCTCTTTCGGGGTCCAGCATGATGACCACCTGGCGGGGAGGACTTCGATCTCGTCGGGTGACAGCTCGATGCCGCCGCTGGGTAGTTGCTCGCTCACCGAAGGAATCTATCAGCGG
Protein-coding sequences here:
- a CDS encoding tyrosine-type recombinase/integrase → MRIDVVAPGAARLELVGGVALLRPEEQVFNAMMQGFANQQLARNLARSTVEGRENAVKAFAAYVNAFPWQWTPAMVDEWLGDLRSLRDLARSTIRSYSEAVRAFCYFATDPLYEWADTCQERFGTHPVQVVHEWNTAVHVQDNESDPAKRAFTRAELQALFDHADEQVERIRARGRKGWLPAFRDAVLFKTAYAYGLRRNETRMLDAVDFGRNPHGPEFGEFGLCRVRFGKAKKGSPPKRRSVLTVWDWSPDILDEWFTEIRPLFGTDGNPAAWPSERGLRVGCQRLNSRFGAYRKELGLDEKGLDFHSLRRSYVTHLIEDGWDPRFVQEQVGHEHASTTALYTCVGSDFRTRTLRRHLDDTVAAALEAQNRRPA
- a CDS encoding recombinase family protein, whose protein sequence is MSDDFKRVESHACPMSTCAAPAGSPCRTGKSKVAIQYHTARFRLVPQLAKALNVPTPTVRKPGSAWAELPRPRNAGAEPVGHARLGYARASTARQSLDSQLDSLVEAGVTRIFSEKISTRATQRPELDKAVALAGELRASGVRVTLVVHEHKRLGRGIELATLAEELKAGDVGLEFLTGELQGSHDPSGVVFTVLAALSGMEREYIRDRTLEGHESARKRGKTIGGAGVTDDHMLSMALHLREHEMSLRDIAARLVITTGKKKGQHPSPATVMRMLREHDEHTTAMEPTS
- a CDS encoding nucleotidyltransferase domain-containing protein: MSEQLPSGGIELSPDEIEVLPARWSSCWTPKEVAQQLAGISTPWYVAAGWALDLFRGKQTRTHGDIEIAIPAGSFPEARHRFPGYVFDAVGSGRIWEDATPEVLAAVHQTWLRDPATGNYLLDVFREPHDGDTWICRRDERIRLPYSDIVHHTQDGIPYLAPELVLLFKAKHARRKDQTDFEATVPHMTSAQRETLAELLARVHPGHPWIADL
- a CDS encoding helix-turn-helix domain-containing protein, whose protein sequence is MKRRVGYTWKLREVMASHGMFTTTELIPQLHDRGVTLSASQVHRLVSGTPERLSLQVLAALCDIFECTPADLVTTAAENAGVRKTATGDLPTTLAATPLRPRRARILPDS